ACCGACCTCAAGGGCGGAAAGGTCGGTTTTACCCCCGAGGACAACGACGGCTCCTTCGCCGCGCACTTCGTCAAGTCCGTCGAGGAGCTCCCTTACAACATCTCCGTCATCCACATCAGCGCCGTCCTCCCCTCGCCCGCCGCCGAGGCTCCCACTCCCGGCCCCGCCGAGGTCAACCTCACCGGAATCATGTCCGCCCACGGCTGCAAGGTCTTCGCCGAGACGCTCCTCGCCAACCCCGACGCGTCCAAGACCTACGACGATGCCGTCGACGGCGGAATGACCGTGTTCTGCCCGGGCGACGACGCGTTCAAGGCGTTCCTGCCGAAATACAAGAACCTCTCGGCTCCCGGAAAAGCTGCATTGCTCGAGTACCACGCCGTTCCGGTGTACCAGTCCATGTCGATGTTGAAGTCCAACAATGGGCTGATGAACACTTTGGCCACCAACGGAGCGGAGAAGTACGACTTCACCGTCCAAAACGACGGTCAGGCCGTCACACTTAAGAACAAGCTAGTGACGGCCAAGATCACCGGCACGCTTATCGACGAGCAGCCCCTTGCTATATACACTATAAACAAGGTTTTGACGCCCAAGGAGCTCTATAAGGGGGAAGCTCCAACTCCGGCGCCGGCTCCAGCACCAGAGAAATCCGCCGCAGACGCGCCTAAGAGTTCTGATGAAGCTACTTCCCCGGACGCAGATTCGCCGGCTGACTCGCCGGACGACGACCCGGCTGATCAGACTGCCGATGACAATGGAGCCGTTGCGTTGGGAAGAGTGGGGTTCGGGGGTCTGATTCTCAGTGTGTGCATTGGGTTTTCACTATTGTAAGTTTCTTTTTTACTTACTGGGAAATTAATAAGATCAATTTTTCATTTCTTTCAATTGTTTGGTGTGTGTCGGGGTGTGATTTTTAGTTTTGTTTGATCTGGTGGGGGAGTTTGTAAGGTTTTTGATTTTGGTTTGTCGGTGTATGTTTGGCTGGAACTTGTTGGTAGATTTTCTTTTTTCTTTTAAATTATACTTGGAGATTTTCACTCTATCATCATATAAATTGCTGCATCGAGTCATTTTTGTTCATATCATATCCATGAAATAGACTGATTTTCCTTTAATTACTGTTGGATTTGGTGGATTTGAATTTGATTTAAATGTCCTGTGTCGGAAGTTATATGGTAACTATCTTAGAGTATGGCATAATCATTCCCGGACTCAATTGTGTTTGTCATTGGATCTCAAATCTCAATTCAACTGTGGAGAATACACCTAATAAGGATTCAAGAAAAGTGATCATTCATTGATTAAAGGAAGGGCTACAACCATCGGAATCCATTTTCACCAATTCCATAAGCCATTCCGGCCAATGCTCGATACATAACATATTTTCATTTGCATAGAATGTGAATTTAGCTAAACCATGAGCAACGTTGTTGCATTCCGCATTCCCGGGGTTTGATGTTGAAAACTTGACATTACTTGCACCGCAAACTT
The window above is part of the Fragaria vesca subsp. vesca linkage group LG2, FraVesHawaii_1.0, whole genome shotgun sequence genome. Proteins encoded here:
- the LOC101301168 gene encoding fasciclin-like arabinogalactan protein 1-like, whose product is MQLRPATSAGALVLSVFLLFSFAHAHNITHLLAKHPEFSTFNRYLSLTHLAADINDRTTITVCAVDNSAMSALLAKHLSIYSIKNILSLHVLLDYFGAKKLHQITNGTALAATMFQATGSAPGSSGFVNITDLKGGKVGFTPEDNDGSFAAHFVKSVEELPYNISVIHISAVLPSPAAEAPTPGPAEVNLTGIMSAHGCKVFAETLLANPDASKTYDDAVDGGMTVFCPGDDAFKAFLPKYKNLSAPGKAALLEYHAVPVYQSMSMLKSNNGLMNTLATNGAEKYDFTVQNDGQAVTLKNKLVTAKITGTLIDEQPLAIYTINKVLTPKELYKGEAPTPAPAPAPEKSAADAPKSSDEATSPDADSPADSPDDDPADQTADDNGAVALGRVGFGGLILSVCIGFSLL